The Sesamum indicum cultivar Zhongzhi No. 13 linkage group LG1, S_indicum_v1.0, whole genome shotgun sequence genome includes a window with the following:
- the LOC110012705 gene encoding uncharacterized protein LOC110012705: MLQEKRGRQLEQAKGDGGGENARGSSASPTAEDHDAPPPRIGGFGDDNEQQMWLAAVGSKNKGRVGLGFEAHVSNRTFTSPSPPPSTPPLPPPSPPRRTASVASSS; this comes from the exons atgctacaagaaaaaagaggaaggCAATTGGAGCAGGCCAAGGGCGACGGAGGTGGTG AAAATGCTAGAGGATCGTCAGCCTCACCCACTGCCGAAGACCATGATGCCCCCCCCCCTCGAATCGGGGGCTTCGGGGACGATAACGAGCAACAAATGTGGTTGGCTGCAGTTGGGAGCAAGAACAAGGGCCGAGTAGGCCTTGGTTTTGAGGCCCACGTCTCCAACCGAACATTCACATCACCATCGCCACCCCCATCGACACCACCACTGCCACCGCCATCGCCACCAAGGAGGACTGCATCGGTTGCCTCGAGCTCATGA